A window from Schistosoma haematobium chromosome 1, whole genome shotgun sequence encodes these proteins:
- the AK8_1 gene encoding Adenylate kinase 8, variant 3 (EggNog:ENOG410V6FP~COG:F) has protein sequence MSSLCNCTQIPSEYMDYVEKHSIFELMQVLFSLFTFQRLLKLLIINRPGDPISYLIRYLEKDVGDVLSIFIFGPKSSGKRLLGSMLQVKLQCTMIHGDDIYSLCPEGKNASVQKLIAALKKRLNESDCESRGYIIVDFPRCEKEAKALINEGIFPDYAIFLDAPLLTLIERASGERMDPDNGDLYNLLHNPPADLAVERRLVKLTENDEELIKKLYSEYNRQMVLLKRIYSSVAYEFNADQPINDLYHSVLAKVNQSRRSVALQTPKVVLLGYPGAGKHTQAHLLAKKYGLIPVDCGQLILREVANRSSVGNIMKTYVQKNIPVPDAIVSEVVRNRLNKIDCITYGWILVGYPRTRQQAELLSSHKVYPTRVILMDIHQSCASERLSGRRIDPITGICFHTAFESMEDVCISQRALQRLNDEEDAISPKLSRFTANRDDIIVYYDSCVVKVHADRDIHTVFEEIETAIVNPLPRFNFVK, from the exons ATGAGTTCACTTTGCAACTGTACACAAATTCCTTCAGAGTATATGGACTATGTTGAAAAACATTCAATATTTGAGCTCATGCAAgtattgttttctctttttactttcCAGAGGTTACTTAAACTTCTAATAATCAATCGTCCCGGAGATCCTATATCATATCTAATTAGGTACCTGGAAAAAGATGTCGGAGATG TACTTTCCATTTTCATTTTCGGTCCAAAGTCTTCAGGCAAGAGATTGCTGGGTTCCATGTTGCAAGTGAAACTGCAATGCACAATGATTCATGGGGACGACATATACAGTTTATGTCCGGAAGGGAAA AATGCTTCAGTCCAAAAACTAATTGCTGCTTTGAAGAAACGACTTAACGAATCTGACTGTGAATCAAGAGGTTATATTATTGTCGACTTCCCAAGATGTGAAAAAGAAGCTAAAGCACTTATAAATGAAGGAATATTTCCTGATTATGCAA TATTTCTGGATGCACCCTTGCTTACATTAATTGAAAGAGCATCAGGAGAAAGGATGGATCCCGATAATGGAG ATTTATATAATCTATTACATAACCCCCCAGCTGATTTAGCAGTTGAAAGGCGCTTGGTAAAACTTACAGAAAATGATGAAGAACTAATTAAAAAACTTTACAGCGAATACAACAGACAAATGGTTCtactgaagagaatttattctAGTGTTGCTTATGAATTTAATGCAGATCAACCAATCAATGACTTATATCATTCCGTTTTGGCAAAAGTAAACCAATCTCGTCGCAGCGTTGCTCTGCAAACTCCTAAGGTCGTTTTATTAGGCTATCCTGGAGCTGGAAAACATACACAAGCACATTTGCTAGCTAAAAAGTATGGACTAATTCCAGTGGACTGTGGGCAGCTTATACTTCGTGAAGTAGCTAATCGTTCTTCAGTTGGGAACATAATGAAAACTTATGTTCAAAAAAATATTCCAG TTCCAGATGCCATAGTCTCAGAAGTTGTGAGAAACAGACTGAATAAAATTGATTGCATCACATATGGTTGGATACTTGTCGGATATCCTCGTACACGTCAACAAGCAGAGCTACTGTCATCGCATAAAGTATACCCGACCCGAGTTATTCTAATGGATATACATCAATCTTGTGCATCTGAACGACTTTCTGGACGTAGAATTGATCCAATCACAGGTATATGTTTTCATACAGCATTCGAATCTATGGAAGATGTATGCATTAGTCAGCGTGCTTTGCAGCGTCTAAATGATGAAGAAGATGCTATAAGCCCAAAGCTATCAAGATTTACAGCTAACAGAGATGACATTATCGTATACTATGATTCATGTGTGGTTAAAGTGCATGCAGACAGAGATATTCACACTGTTTTTGAAGAAATTGAGACTGCTATTGTAAATCCATTACCACGttttaattttgttaaataa
- the AK8_1 gene encoding Adenylate kinase 8 (EggNog:ENOG410V6FP~COG:F) — MDPDNGDLYNLLHNPPADLAVERRLVKLTENDEELIKKLYSEYNRQMVLLKRIYSSVAYEFNADQPINDLYHSVLAKVNQSRRSVALQTPKVVLLGYPGAGKHTQAHLLAKKYGLIPVDCGQLILREVANRSSVGNIMKTYVQKNIPDVFFLIQTLIH; from the exons ATGGATCCCGATAATGGAG ATTTATATAATCTATTACATAACCCCCCAGCTGATTTAGCAGTTGAAAGGCGCTTGGTAAAACTTACAGAAAATGATGAAGAACTAATTAAAAAACTTTACAGCGAATACAACAGACAAATGGTTCtactgaagagaatttattctAGTGTTGCTTATGAATTTAATGCAGATCAACCAATCAATGACTTATATCATTCCGTTTTGGCAAAAGTAAACCAATCTCGTCGCAGCGTTGCTCTGCAAACTCCTAAGGTCGTTTTATTAGGCTATCCTGGAGCTGGAAAACATACACAAGCACATTTGCTAGCTAAAAAGTATGGACTAATTCCAGTGGACTGTGGGCAGCTTATACTTCGTGAAGTAGCTAATCGTTCTTCAGTTGGGAACATAATGAAAACTTATGTTCAAAAAAATATTCCAG ACGTATTCTTTCTTATACAAACtcttattcattaa
- the AK8_1 gene encoding Adenylate kinase 8, variant 2 (EggNog:ENOG410V6FP~COG:F) yields the protein MDPDNGDLYNLLHNPPADLAVERRLVKLTENDEELIKKLYSEYNRQMVLLKRIYSSVAYEFNADQPINDLYHSVLAKVNQSRRSVALQTPKVVLLGYPGAGKHTQAHLLAKKYGLIPVDCGQLILREVANRSSVGNIMKTYVQKNIPDAIVSEVVRNRLNKIDCITYGWILVGYPRTRQQAELLSSHKVYPTRVILMDIHQSCASERLSGRRIDPITGICFHTAFESMEDVCISQRALQRLNDEEDAISPKLSRFTANRDDIIVYYDSCVVKVHADRDIHTVFEEIETAIVNPLPRFNFVK from the exons ATGGATCCCGATAATGGAG ATTTATATAATCTATTACATAACCCCCCAGCTGATTTAGCAGTTGAAAGGCGCTTGGTAAAACTTACAGAAAATGATGAAGAACTAATTAAAAAACTTTACAGCGAATACAACAGACAAATGGTTCtactgaagagaatttattctAGTGTTGCTTATGAATTTAATGCAGATCAACCAATCAATGACTTATATCATTCCGTTTTGGCAAAAGTAAACCAATCTCGTCGCAGCGTTGCTCTGCAAACTCCTAAGGTCGTTTTATTAGGCTATCCTGGAGCTGGAAAACATACACAAGCACATTTGCTAGCTAAAAAGTATGGACTAATTCCAGTGGACTGTGGGCAGCTTATACTTCGTGAAGTAGCTAATCGTTCTTCAGTTGGGAACATAATGAAAACTTATGTTCAAAAAAATATTCCAG ATGCCATAGTCTCAGAAGTTGTGAGAAACAGACTGAATAAAATTGATTGCATCACATATGGTTGGATACTTGTCGGATATCCTCGTACACGTCAACAAGCAGAGCTACTGTCATCGCATAAAGTATACCCGACCCGAGTTATTCTAATGGATATACATCAATCTTGTGCATCTGAACGACTTTCTGGACGTAGAATTGATCCAATCACAGGTATATGTTTTCATACAGCATTCGAATCTATGGAAGATGTATGCATTAGTCAGCGTGCTTTGCAGCGTCTAAATGATGAAGAAGATGCTATAAGCCCAAAGCTATCAAGATTTACAGCTAACAGAGATGACATTATCGTATACTATGATTCATGTGTGGTTAAAGTGCATGCAGACAGAGATATTCACACTGTTTTTGAAGAAATTGAGACTGCTATTGTAAATCCATTACCACGttttaattttgttaaataa